The following are encoded in a window of Nakamurella sp. A5-74 genomic DNA:
- the topA gene encoding type I DNA topoisomerase, whose translation MAAAKTPNRLVVVESPNKAKTIAGYLGDGYVVESSIGHIRDLPRGAADVPAKYKGEPWARLGVDTDHDFEPLYVVSADKKAQVAKLKSLLANATELYLATDEDREGEAIAWHLLETLKPKVPVKRMVFHEITKAAIQAAAANPRELDTNLVDAQETRRILDRLYGYEVSPVLWRKVMPRLSAGRVQSVATRIVVERERARMAFVSGTYWGLDGHFTPEEAKSGFAASLSTVDGRRLASGRDFVETTGRLSAGAVKADVLLLDEDGARTLAAELDGRTSSVTSVEDKPYTRKPYPPFMTSTLQQEAGRKLGFGTERTMRAAQRLYEGGYITYMRTDSTTLSQTAQTAARAQARELYGPEYVPDAPRQYTKKVKNAQEAHEAIRPSGEHFRTPGEVSREISGDEYRLYELIWQRTIASQMVDARGQNLQVRITATTGSGTACVFAASGRTITFPGFLRAYVETVDAEAGGEADDAEKRLPNLTEGQQLAVSDLLPGSHSTSPPARYTEPSLIKALEELGIGRPSTYASIIRTIADRGYVWRKGQAMVPSWIAFAVVGLMEQHFGRLVDYNFTAAMEDELDGIAEGRIGRVPWLKSFYFGGDIGPEGGVGQAGGLKKMVGENLEDIDAREVNSLPLVKDSDGRQVFVRVGKFGPYLERTITDEAGADQLERANLPEELAPDEVTTATVDELFVKAESGDIELGTDPESKNPIIAKDGRYGPYVTEVLPEDTPKTGKNAVKPRTASLFKSMTLESMTLEGALRLLSLPRVVGKDPESGDEITAQNGRYGPYLKKGTDSRSLVDEEQLFTVTLDESLAIYAQPKARGRGAAAAPPLRELGVDPATEKPMVIKDGRFGPYVTDGETNASLRKGDEVTTLTIERGAELLAERRTRAPAPKRAAAKKPAAKKPAAKKPAAKKVAVKKPAATTTRTVKAKASAAKKSGS comes from the coding sequence ATGGCTGCAGCCAAGACGCCGAACCGACTCGTGGTCGTCGAATCGCCCAACAAGGCGAAGACGATCGCGGGCTACCTCGGCGACGGGTACGTCGTCGAGTCGTCGATCGGCCACATCCGTGATCTGCCGCGTGGAGCGGCCGACGTACCTGCCAAGTACAAGGGTGAGCCGTGGGCCCGCCTCGGGGTCGACACCGACCACGACTTCGAACCGCTGTACGTCGTCTCGGCCGACAAGAAGGCCCAGGTCGCCAAGCTCAAGTCGCTGTTGGCGAATGCCACCGAGCTGTACCTCGCGACAGACGAGGACCGCGAGGGCGAGGCCATCGCCTGGCACCTGCTCGAGACGCTCAAACCCAAGGTCCCGGTCAAGCGGATGGTGTTCCACGAGATCACCAAGGCCGCGATCCAGGCCGCCGCCGCCAACCCGCGCGAGCTCGACACGAACCTGGTCGACGCCCAGGAGACCCGTCGCATCCTCGACCGCCTGTACGGCTACGAGGTGTCGCCGGTGCTGTGGCGCAAGGTGATGCCGCGGCTGTCGGCCGGTCGGGTGCAGTCGGTGGCGACCCGGATCGTGGTCGAGCGGGAGCGGGCCAGGATGGCGTTCGTCTCCGGCACCTACTGGGGCCTCGACGGGCACTTCACCCCCGAGGAGGCCAAGAGCGGTTTCGCCGCGTCGTTGTCCACGGTGGACGGCCGTCGGTTGGCCAGCGGTCGGGACTTCGTCGAGACCACCGGTCGGCTCTCGGCCGGCGCGGTCAAGGCTGACGTGCTGCTGCTCGACGAGGACGGCGCGCGCACCCTGGCGGCCGAGCTGGACGGTCGGACGTCCTCGGTGACCTCGGTCGAGGACAAGCCGTACACCCGCAAGCCCTACCCGCCGTTCATGACCTCGACGCTGCAGCAGGAGGCCGGTCGCAAGCTCGGCTTCGGTACCGAGCGCACCATGCGTGCGGCGCAGCGGCTCTACGAGGGCGGCTACATCACCTACATGCGAACCGACTCCACCACGCTCTCGCAGACGGCACAGACCGCAGCCCGTGCCCAGGCACGGGAGCTCTACGGCCCGGAATACGTCCCCGACGCGCCGCGGCAGTACACCAAGAAGGTCAAGAACGCCCAGGAAGCGCACGAGGCCATCCGTCCCTCCGGTGAGCACTTCCGCACCCCCGGCGAGGTCAGCCGGGAGATCTCCGGCGATGAGTACCGGCTGTACGAACTCATCTGGCAGCGCACCATCGCCTCCCAGATGGTGGATGCCCGCGGCCAGAACCTGCAGGTCCGGATCACCGCGACCACCGGGTCCGGGACCGCGTGCGTGTTCGCCGCGTCCGGTCGCACCATCACCTTTCCCGGGTTCCTGCGGGCGTACGTCGAGACCGTCGACGCCGAGGCCGGGGGCGAGGCCGACGACGCAGAGAAGCGGCTGCCGAACCTCACCGAGGGTCAGCAGTTGGCCGTCAGCGACCTGCTGCCCGGTTCGCACAGCACGTCGCCGCCTGCCCGTTACACCGAGCCGAGCCTGATCAAGGCGCTCGAGGAGCTGGGCATCGGTCGACCGTCCACCTACGCCTCGATCATCCGCACCATCGCCGACCGCGGCTACGTCTGGCGCAAGGGTCAGGCCATGGTGCCGAGTTGGATCGCCTTCGCCGTCGTCGGACTCATGGAGCAGCACTTCGGCCGACTGGTCGACTACAACTTCACCGCCGCGATGGAGGACGAGCTCGACGGCATCGCCGAAGGCCGGATCGGCCGGGTGCCCTGGCTGAAGTCGTTCTACTTCGGGGGCGACATCGGCCCGGAGGGCGGCGTCGGCCAGGCCGGTGGTCTGAAGAAGATGGTCGGTGAGAACCTCGAGGACATCGACGCCCGCGAGGTCAACTCGCTGCCGCTGGTGAAGGACTCCGACGGTCGTCAGGTGTTCGTCCGGGTGGGCAAGTTCGGCCCTTACCTGGAACGCACGATCACCGACGAGGCCGGTGCGGACCAGCTCGAGCGGGCGAACCTGCCCGAGGAGCTGGCACCCGACGAGGTGACCACCGCGACCGTCGACGAGCTGTTCGTGAAGGCAGAGAGCGGCGACATCGAGCTGGGCACCGACCCGGAGTCGAAGAACCCGATCATCGCCAAGGACGGGCGCTACGGCCCGTACGTCACCGAGGTGTTGCCGGAGGACACCCCGAAGACCGGCAAGAACGCTGTGAAGCCGCGGACGGCCTCGTTGTTCAAGTCGATGACGCTGGAGAGCATGACGCTCGAGGGTGCGTTGCGGCTGCTGTCGCTGCCACGCGTGGTCGGCAAGGACCCGGAGTCCGGCGACGAGATCACCGCCCAGAACGGTCGCTACGGTCCCTACCTGAAGAAGGGCACGGATTCGCGATCCCTGGTCGACGAGGAGCAGCTTTTCACCGTCACCCTCGATGAGTCCCTGGCCATCTACGCGCAGCCCAAGGCCCGGGGTCGGGGCGCGGCCGCTGCGCCGCCGTTGCGCGAACTGGGTGTCGACCCGGCGACGGAGAAGCCGATGGTGATCAAGGACGGCCGGTTCGGGCCGTACGTCACCGACGGCGAGACCAACGCCTCGCTGCGCAAGGGTGACGAGGTGACGACGCTGACCATCGAACGCGGCGCGGAACTCCTGGCCGAGCGACGGACCAGGGCTCCCGCACCCAAGCGTGCGGCCGCGAAGAAGCCGGCGGCCAAGAAGCCGGCGGCCAAGAAGCCGGCGGCCAAGAAGGTCGCCGTGAAGAAGCCGGCCGCGACCACCACCCGCACGGTCAAGGCCAAGGCCTCTGCCGCGAAGAAATCCGGTAGCTGA
- a CDS encoding MFS transporter, with product MAADANGSHGAPASEATSPQALNRAHSQSALGELFRIPVFRRLWAGITISSLGDWLGLLATTALAAYLTRDSSGIAQGAAVSGVLVTRLLPDLILGPIAGAIVDRFDRRKLAIICDLAAAVLYAVIALTANLPVLLIAQFLVEAVGLFSTPAKQAMWVNIVPRDRLATANQLNYVSIYGMVPVASVLFALLSTISQFFGSSSQVASSTGLMAGSSSVAAVQVALFFNAATFLLTSMILYFSRRMIPAFVGERSTTRSVFTLIREGISFVKNSRVMRALYLGILGAFAGGGLVAGVAQSYVGALGAGNAGYGILFGAVFTGLALGMLVGPKVLPAVPRRVVFIVCIGLAGVMLLVMSVIQDFVGAVVTASAMGSAAGIAWITGFTMIGHEVSDQLRGRVFAFVMSSVRLTLLGSIAIGPVLAGAFGGHQLTIGQFTLSISGAGLVLALGGAVAVIVAIIAGRQVGGTKSGVLRRMMQRRRLINRQATRSGVLIAVEGSDRVETRRVADAVAGLLGGQGWDVVDLHGEPTPAADYTSLPVALRAGADLAERLRTEIDPRLADGAVVIFRDYLDSLVVRFGALGGLDEFRLVRLAQWVSDGSWPDLTIMVEAGAAAEPLPADAVGAADDLEPADPGLGTTGIALELAKDYEDGPRITDPDDLAEAEAAYRERVASAPERYVRVSALAAHAEELSLELLERIASVLRSRDPRVLTDPTLDLADATRTDEAATPSRS from the coding sequence ATGGCCGCTGACGCGAACGGGTCCCACGGGGCGCCGGCTTCGGAGGCCACCTCACCGCAGGCGCTGAACAGAGCCCACTCACAGAGCGCGCTGGGGGAGCTGTTCCGGATCCCGGTGTTCCGTCGGCTCTGGGCCGGCATCACCATCTCCAGCCTGGGCGACTGGCTGGGCCTGCTGGCCACCACCGCCCTGGCCGCCTACCTGACGCGCGACTCCTCCGGCATCGCGCAAGGTGCCGCGGTCTCCGGAGTTCTCGTCACCCGGTTGTTGCCCGACCTGATCCTCGGGCCGATCGCCGGCGCGATCGTCGATCGCTTCGACCGGCGCAAGCTGGCGATCATCTGCGACCTGGCCGCCGCGGTGCTCTATGCGGTGATCGCCCTGACCGCGAATCTGCCGGTACTGCTGATCGCCCAGTTCCTCGTCGAGGCCGTCGGGCTGTTCTCGACGCCGGCGAAGCAGGCGATGTGGGTCAACATCGTCCCGCGTGACCGGCTCGCCACCGCGAACCAGCTCAACTACGTCTCCATCTACGGCATGGTCCCGGTGGCGTCGGTGCTCTTCGCGCTGTTGTCGACCATCTCGCAGTTCTTCGGGTCGAGCTCGCAGGTGGCCTCATCGACCGGCCTGATGGCGGGCAGCTCGTCGGTGGCCGCCGTGCAGGTCGCGCTGTTCTTCAACGCGGCCACCTTCCTGCTGACGTCGATGATCCTGTACTTCTCCCGCCGGATGATCCCGGCCTTCGTCGGTGAGCGCTCCACCACCCGCAGCGTCTTCACCCTCATCCGCGAGGGCATCTCGTTCGTCAAGAACAGCCGGGTGATGCGCGCGCTGTACCTCGGCATCCTGGGCGCCTTCGCCGGCGGCGGACTCGTGGCCGGGGTCGCGCAGTCCTACGTCGGTGCGCTCGGTGCCGGCAACGCCGGCTACGGCATCCTGTTCGGCGCAGTGTTCACCGGGCTGGCGCTCGGGATGCTGGTCGGCCCGAAGGTGTTGCCGGCCGTTCCGCGGCGAGTGGTGTTCATCGTCTGCATCGGCCTCGCCGGGGTCATGCTCCTGGTGATGAGCGTCATCCAGGACTTCGTCGGAGCCGTGGTGACGGCATCGGCGATGGGATCAGCTGCCGGCATCGCCTGGATCACCGGCTTCACGATGATCGGCCACGAGGTCTCCGACCAGTTGCGCGGCCGGGTGTTCGCCTTCGTCATGTCGTCGGTGCGGTTGACCCTGCTGGGCTCCATCGCGATCGGTCCGGTGTTGGCCGGTGCGTTCGGCGGCCACCAGCTGACCATCGGCCAGTTCACCCTCTCGATCAGCGGCGCAGGTCTGGTGCTGGCGCTCGGTGGGGCGGTGGCCGTGATCGTTGCGATCATCGCAGGTCGGCAGGTCGGCGGCACCAAGAGCGGCGTGCTGCGCCGGATGATGCAGCGGCGTCGGCTGATCAACCGGCAGGCCACCCGCAGCGGGGTGTTGATCGCCGTCGAGGGCAGCGACCGGGTCGAGACGCGAAGGGTTGCCGACGCGGTCGCCGGGCTGCTGGGCGGGCAGGGGTGGGACGTCGTCGACCTGCACGGGGAGCCGACGCCGGCGGCCGACTACACCTCGCTGCCCGTTGCTCTGCGGGCCGGAGCGGACCTGGCGGAGCGCCTGCGGACCGAGATCGATCCGCGGCTCGCAGATGGCGCTGTGGTGATCTTCCGCGACTACCTGGACTCGCTGGTGGTCCGGTTCGGCGCGCTGGGCGGGCTCGACGAGTTCCGCCTGGTGCGGCTGGCGCAGTGGGTGTCGGACGGCAGCTGGCCGGACCTCACGATCATGGTCGAGGCGGGTGCTGCGGCAGAGCCACTGCCCGCCGATGCTGTCGGCGCCGCCGACGATCTGGAGCCAGCGGATCCGGGGCTCGGCACCACCGGGATCGCACTCGAGTTGGCGAAGGACTACGAGGACGGTCCGCGGATCACCGATCCGGACGATCTGGCAGAGGCGGAGGCCGCCTACCGCGAGCGGGTGGCGTCCGCCCCCGAACGCTACGTGAGGGTGTCCGCGCTGGCCGCTCACGCCGAGGAGCTGTCGCTGGAGTTGTTGGAGCGCATCGCTTCCGTCCTGCGATCCCGTGATCCGCGGGTGCTGACCGACCCCACCCTCGATCTCGCGGACGCGACCCGGACCGATGAAGCCGCCACCCCTTCGCGGTCCTGA
- a CDS encoding tRNA (cytidine(34)-2'-O)-methyltransferase has translation MFRLAFHEPKIPGNTGGAIRTAAATGCELHLIGPLGFDLDDAKLRRAGLDYHDLASVTVHADLEVAWAAWMPARVFAFTAHAAANHAEIAYLPGDVLLFGTEPTGLPAAVLQDDRLAGTVRIPMLAGRRSLNLSNAAAIVAYEAWRQHGFAGASDGDVPGIGEG, from the coding sequence GTGTTCCGACTCGCGTTCCACGAACCCAAGATCCCGGGCAACACCGGCGGTGCTATCCGCACCGCGGCAGCCACCGGCTGCGAACTGCACCTGATCGGCCCGCTGGGATTCGACCTGGACGACGCGAAGCTGCGCAGGGCCGGACTCGACTACCACGACCTCGCCTCGGTCACCGTGCACGCCGACCTCGAAGTCGCCTGGGCTGCGTGGATGCCCGCTCGGGTGTTCGCCTTCACCGCACACGCGGCGGCCAACCACGCCGAGATCGCCTATCTCCCGGGCGATGTGCTGCTGTTCGGCACCGAGCCGACCGGCCTGCCGGCCGCGGTGCTGCAGGACGACCGACTCGCCGGCACGGTCCGCATCCCGATGCTTGCCGGTCGGCGGTCGCTGAACCTGTCCAACGCCGCCGCGATCGTGGCCTACGAGGCCTGGCGTCAGCATGGGTTCGCAGGGGCGTCCGACGGGGATGTTCCGGGGATCGGCGAGGGGTGA
- a CDS encoding GNAT family N-acetyltransferase yields the protein MIETDRLFLRRQIAADDAAVLHELWTERDPRVPPHRRIGPDGRPVLEDIAAQIDADSDDPGREFLTIVRKQEGDVIGYCGLLFVGRGSAHEPEIAYELLGRAHGAGYATEAAGALVAWAQERGFGRLWAGVREWNLASRRVLQKLGFVETGQVEPDAAYGDSLVVVRTFPGSTV from the coding sequence GTGATCGAGACCGATCGACTGTTCCTGCGACGCCAGATCGCTGCAGATGATGCTGCCGTCCTCCACGAGTTGTGGACCGAACGTGACCCGAGGGTGCCGCCGCATCGGCGGATCGGGCCTGACGGCCGGCCGGTCCTGGAGGACATCGCGGCCCAGATCGACGCCGATAGCGACGACCCCGGGCGCGAATTCCTGACGATCGTGCGAAAGCAGGAGGGCGACGTGATCGGTTACTGCGGGCTGCTCTTCGTGGGCCGAGGATCGGCGCACGAACCCGAGATCGCGTACGAGTTGCTCGGTCGGGCTCACGGAGCCGGCTATGCCACCGAGGCGGCCGGCGCCCTCGTCGCCTGGGCGCAGGAGCGGGGCTTCGGGCGGCTGTGGGCGGGCGTGCGGGAATGGAACCTCGCGTCCCGTCGCGTCCTGCAGAAGCTGGGCTTCGTCGAGACCGGTCAGGTCGAGCCGGACGCCGCCTACGGCGACTCGCTGGTGGTGGTGCGGACGTTCCCGGGCTCGACCGTCTGA
- a CDS encoding GNAT family N-acetyltransferase, translating to MADVELLYARDPRAVRTLLQSLPDWFGDPAAIESYTEAAADERYRSLLATRAGRTVAIALVARHFPESAELHLIAVAPTERGSGIGRALIDRLAADLRADGCRLLSVHTVGPSFPHDGYATTRAFYHRTGFIPLEEHHGLDWDGPTLILARILA from the coding sequence ATGGCCGACGTCGAGCTGCTGTACGCACGCGACCCACGGGCCGTCCGCACCCTCCTGCAGTCGCTGCCCGATTGGTTCGGCGACCCTGCCGCCATCGAGAGCTACACCGAAGCGGCGGCGGACGAGAGGTACCGGAGCCTGCTCGCCACCAGAGCCGGCCGCACCGTCGCGATCGCCCTGGTGGCCCGGCACTTTCCAGAGTCCGCGGAGCTGCACCTGATCGCCGTTGCGCCCACCGAGCGCGGCTCAGGGATCGGGCGAGCGCTGATCGACCGACTGGCCGCGGATCTCCGTGCTGACGGCTGTCGCCTGCTGTCCGTCCACACCGTCGGGCCGTCGTTCCCGCACGACGGATATGCGACCACCCGGGCGTTCTACCACCGCACCGGATTCATTCCTCTGGAAGAGCATCACGGGCTCGACTGGGACGGACCGACGCTGATCCTGGCGCGCATTCTGGCCTGA
- a CDS encoding TIGR03668 family PPOX class F420-dependent oxidoreductase has translation MRLLAEEARTRFAHERVARFASVSAAGVPHLVPITFAVLGDRVVFVVDDKPKSTQDLRRLENVAAHQQVCVLVDVYDDDWSRLWWARADGVASISEHDDEAVDALATRYPYYVDRRPSGPVVAIDVSRWSGWAAVDPAAPGDAAGPG, from the coding sequence ATGCGTCTGCTCGCCGAGGAGGCCCGGACCCGGTTCGCCCATGAGCGCGTGGCCCGGTTCGCCAGCGTGTCCGCGGCCGGCGTCCCGCACCTGGTGCCGATCACCTTCGCGGTGCTCGGTGACAGGGTCGTGTTCGTCGTGGACGACAAGCCCAAGAGCACGCAGGACCTGCGGCGCCTGGAGAATGTTGCGGCGCACCAGCAGGTCTGCGTGTTGGTGGACGTCTACGACGACGACTGGTCGCGGCTGTGGTGGGCCAGGGCAGACGGCGTCGCCTCGATCTCCGAGCATGACGACGAGGCGGTGGATGCGTTGGCCACCCGCTACCCCTACTACGTCGACCGCCGCCCGAGTGGGCCGGTGGTCGCCATCGATGTCAGTCGTTGGTCCGGCTGGGCGGCCGTGGATCCGGCGGCGCCTGGTGACGCCGCCGGTCCCGGCTGA
- a CDS encoding ATP-binding cassette domain-containing protein, giving the protein MTAAAEPAEGTDTADLLTVAGAVVSYRRPGASPLRAVDGVELRLAPGETVGLVGESGCGKSTLARAICGLEPLTAGEIHFRGAPVPPLGLRRRPAALQRIQMVFQNPYASLNPRRTIRAQIELARQIHPSTAPDVGELLAMVELPADVATRYPHEFSGGQRQRIAIARAVAAGPDVLIGDEPIASLDASLQAKIATLMKDVAARAGASLLFISHDLAVVRLIADRVVVMRAGTVVEQGPTQQIWSDPQAPYTRRLLAAIPKADGLGTLPEVLELED; this is encoded by the coding sequence ATGACGGCCGCCGCGGAGCCCGCTGAGGGAACGGACACCGCCGACCTGCTGACAGTGGCCGGAGCTGTCGTCAGTTACCGGCGTCCCGGCGCGTCCCCGTTGCGCGCCGTCGACGGGGTGGAGCTGAGACTGGCTCCCGGTGAGACCGTCGGGCTGGTCGGTGAATCCGGCTGCGGGAAGTCGACGCTGGCCAGGGCGATCTGCGGCCTCGAGCCGCTCACCGCCGGCGAGATCCACTTCCGCGGCGCACCGGTGCCGCCGCTCGGCCTGCGCCGCAGACCGGCTGCGCTGCAACGTATCCAGATGGTGTTCCAGAACCCGTACGCGTCGCTCAATCCCCGCCGGACGATCCGCGCGCAGATCGAGTTGGCCAGGCAGATCCACCCGAGTACCGCACCGGATGTCGGCGAGCTGCTGGCGATGGTGGAGCTGCCGGCCGACGTGGCGACCCGCTACCCGCACGAGTTCTCCGGCGGCCAACGCCAACGGATCGCGATCGCCCGCGCGGTGGCTGCCGGGCCGGACGTGCTGATCGGCGACGAGCCGATCGCCTCGCTCGATGCGTCGCTGCAGGCCAAGATCGCCACCCTGATGAAGGACGTCGCCGCCCGTGCCGGCGCGTCGCTGCTGTTCATCTCCCATGATCTCGCGGTGGTCCGGTTGATCGCCGACCGGGTGGTGGTGATGCGGGCCGGCACGGTGGTCGAACAGGGCCCGACACAGCAGATCTGGTCTGATCCCCAGGCGCCTTACACTCGCCGGCTGCTGGCCGCGATCCCGAAGGCCGACGGACTCGGAACGCTGCCCGAGGTTCTCGAGTTGGAGGACTGA
- a CDS encoding ABC transporter ATP-binding protein, with amino-acid sequence MSESQQFPGAPIDLDKGVVTVTPATATSSTAAPAPATDGIRISGLRLKIGTAQILDGVDLVAPSGQVTGVAGESGSGKTMTGMTILGLQPAAAQVSGSIRYDDRELVGLRERELNKLRGKHIAAIFQDPTASLHPMLSIGTQLTDHVRHHLKLSRREARDRATELLEKVRVPEPRAALGKYPHQFSGGQLQRVAIASALACDPRMLIADEPTTALDVTVQAGILRLLRGLCDDLGIGIILVTHDLAVMSSLADTIAVMRHGKVVESGSRYDVIRTPQHPYTRSLIDSLPDHQEVR; translated from the coding sequence ATGAGCGAATCCCAGCAGTTCCCCGGCGCCCCGATCGATCTCGACAAGGGAGTCGTGACGGTAACCCCGGCCACGGCCACCAGCTCCACCGCTGCTCCGGCCCCCGCCACCGACGGGATCCGCATCTCGGGCCTGCGACTGAAGATCGGCACCGCGCAGATCCTCGACGGGGTGGACCTGGTCGCACCTTCCGGTCAGGTGACCGGAGTGGCCGGCGAATCGGGCTCCGGCAAGACCATGACGGGGATGACGATCCTCGGCCTGCAACCGGCTGCAGCCCAGGTGTCCGGCAGCATCCGCTACGACGACCGCGAGCTGGTCGGTCTGCGGGAGCGGGAGTTGAACAAGCTGCGCGGCAAGCACATCGCCGCGATCTTCCAGGATCCGACGGCCAGCCTGCATCCGATGCTCTCCATCGGCACCCAGTTGACCGACCACGTCCGCCATCACCTGAAACTGTCCAGGCGCGAGGCCCGCGATCGGGCGACCGAGCTGCTCGAGAAGGTCAGGGTCCCGGAGCCACGGGCCGCCCTCGGCAAGTACCCGCACCAGTTCTCCGGCGGCCAGCTCCAGCGGGTGGCGATCGCGTCGGCCCTGGCCTGCGACCCGCGAATGCTGATCGCGGACGAGCCGACCACCGCGCTGGACGTGACGGTGCAGGCCGGGATCCTGCGGCTGCTGCGCGGCCTGTGCGACGATCTCGGGATCGGCATCATCCTGGTGACGCACGACCTGGCGGTGATGTCGTCCCTCGCCGACACCATCGCCGTGATGCGCCACGGCAAGGTCGTCGAGTCCGGCTCGCGCTACGACGTCATCCGCACCCCGCAGCACCCGTACACTCGCTCGCTGATCGACTCCCTGCCCGACCACCAGGAGGTGCGATGA
- a CDS encoding ABC transporter permease, which produces MTEPLQPEFVAKRRLIRWPMAWRQPLTVIGLLIVAIWLVVAIFGALLEPQDPLAQTAPRLEAPSGAHLFGTDSLGRDVLSRVIAGARVTLPLSILLVVLSMLIGTVLGALAGYFGKAVDEIIMRIADLVFAFPTIILAMVVTAALGPGLENAVLAILLVSWPQYARVTRSLVLGARNSEYVIANRLLGVGVIRSLTRDILPNIAAPILVLATLDFGNAVLLLSGLSFLGLGSVPPTPEWGAMVSDGVDNFSSWWIATFPGLAILTIVMAFNFLGDSLRDALDPRSRRATTGRAI; this is translated from the coding sequence ATGACCGAACCCCTGCAGCCCGAGTTCGTGGCGAAGCGTCGACTGATCCGCTGGCCGATGGCGTGGCGGCAACCGCTGACCGTGATCGGACTGCTGATCGTCGCGATCTGGTTGGTGGTGGCCATCTTCGGTGCACTGCTGGAACCACAGGATCCGCTGGCGCAGACCGCGCCGCGCCTGGAGGCACCTTCGGGAGCGCACCTGTTCGGTACGGACTCGCTCGGCCGCGACGTGCTGTCGCGGGTGATCGCCGGGGCCAGGGTGACGTTGCCGCTGTCGATCCTGCTCGTGGTGTTGTCGATGCTGATCGGCACCGTCCTGGGCGCGTTGGCGGGCTACTTCGGCAAGGCGGTCGACGAGATCATCATGCGGATCGCCGATCTGGTGTTCGCCTTCCCGACGATCATCCTGGCGATGGTGGTGACCGCCGCGCTCGGGCCCGGCCTGGAGAATGCGGTACTGGCCATCCTGTTGGTGAGCTGGCCGCAGTACGCCCGCGTCACCAGATCGTTGGTGCTCGGCGCACGCAACAGCGAGTACGTGATCGCCAACCGCTTGCTGGGGGTGGGCGTCATCCGCTCGCTCACCCGCGACATCCTGCCGAACATCGCGGCGCCGATCCTGGTGCTCGCCACGCTGGACTTCGGCAACGCGGTGCTGCTGCTGTCGGGGCTGTCGTTCCTGGGTCTCGGCAGCGTGCCCCCGACCCCCGAGTGGGGAGCCATGGTCTCCGACGGCGTCGACAACTTCTCCTCTTGGTGGATCGCGACGTTCCCGGGGCTGGCGATCCTGACCATCGTGATGGCGTTCAACTTCCTGGGTGACTCACTGCGGGACGCCCTCGACCCGCGCTCGCGCCGGGCCACCACGGGACGTGCGATATGA
- a CDS encoding ABC transporter permease, with the protein MAATSPQDDRPRGLRARHPLLLYVVVRLGVSLLLILGVTLITFILTNLVPSNPAASALGERASSDPAAVAAFNTKYGLDKPLPQQYVIYLSRLAQLDFGDSTQTHNPVAKDLGSAFPATAELALTALITASVLGVGLGLWAALRQRKFVDQAVRVVSIIGISTPTFWLALIVYYLLFYKLGWFPGSGRLDPQFTPPKDHTGFYTIDALIAGRPKVFWNAVGHLILPASVLVLYTVGLLARFARTAVLDVLGNDYITAARAKGLSARRVTFGYILRGALLPILTVVGLTFGSLLSGAVLTETVFAWNGLGQYAFKAATTLDLQAIMGVGIVVGVTYIAINFVVDLLYGVIDPRVRNR; encoded by the coding sequence ATGGCTGCGACGTCGCCGCAGGACGACCGGCCGCGCGGTCTGCGCGCTCGGCACCCCCTGCTCCTCTACGTCGTCGTACGACTGGGCGTCAGCCTGCTACTGATCCTGGGCGTCACCCTGATCACGTTCATCCTGACCAACCTGGTGCCGTCGAACCCGGCCGCCTCGGCGTTGGGCGAGCGGGCCTCGTCGGACCCCGCTGCCGTCGCCGCGTTCAACACGAAGTACGGCCTGGACAAGCCGCTCCCCCAGCAGTACGTCATCTACCTGTCACGGTTGGCGCAACTGGACTTCGGGGACTCGACGCAGACCCACAACCCGGTCGCGAAAGATCTGGGGTCGGCCTTCCCGGCGACTGCGGAACTCGCCCTGACCGCGTTGATCACCGCCTCGGTGCTGGGCGTCGGCCTCGGCCTGTGGGCGGCGCTGCGACAGCGGAAGTTCGTCGACCAGGCGGTGCGGGTGGTCAGCATCATCGGCATCTCCACCCCGACGTTCTGGCTCGCGCTGATCGTCTACTACCTGCTGTTCTACAAACTCGGCTGGTTCCCGGGTTCCGGCCGCCTGGACCCGCAGTTCACTCCGCCGAAGGACCACACCGGCTTTTACACGATCGATGCACTGATCGCCGGGCGCCCCAAGGTGTTCTGGAACGCCGTCGGGCACCTGATCCTGCCGGCCTCGGTGCTGGTGCTCTACACGGTCGGCTTGTTGGCGCGGTTCGCCAGGACAGCCGTGCTCGACGTGCTCGGCAACGACTACATCACCGCCGCCAGGGCGAAGGGGCTCAGCGCCCGCCGGGTCACCTTCGGCTACATCCTGCGGGGTGCGCTGCTGCCGATCCTCACCGTCGTCGGGTTGACGTTCGGCTCGCTGCTCTCCGGCGCGGTGCTCACCGAGACCGTGTTCGCCTGGAACGGGTTGGGGCAGTATGCCTTCAAGGCAGCCACGACGCTCGACCTGCAGGCCATCATGGGAGTCGGCATCGTCGTCGGCGTCACCTACATCGCCATCAACTTCGTCGTCGACCTGCTGTACGGCGTCATCGATCCGAGGGTGCGCAACCGATGA